Genomic DNA from Methanosarcina sp. MTP4:
ATTATTAATAAATCCCAAACATTAATATTACAGGAAATTGAAATAACCCACAAAAATAACTTTATTATCTTAATTGTTCTGTGAAAAAAACATATATTATATTAAGTATGATAAGTTAAAGTATTATTAAGTATAATAACTTCTAGTATTTTCTTGCATAAATCCGACAGTAATGGTGATACGATGGAAAAAGAACTTATGAGGATAGGGGTTTCCCTCCCCGACACCCTTTTGAATAAATTTGATGAGATTATTGATAAGAGAGGCTATTCATCCCGTTCTGAAGGCATAAGGGATGCCATCAGGAACTACATTTCCTACTATGAATGGATGGGAGATATCAAAGGTCATCGTGTCGGAACCGTCTCTGTAATTTACGACCACACAAAGCGCGGGCTTTCCAATGCCCTTGCCGACATCCAGCACCACTACACCCATCTTATCAAGTCTTCGGTGCATATCCACCTGGACCATGACAACTGTTTCGAAGTAATAGTGCTGGACGGAGACGGAGAAGATATCAAGGAACTTGCCGAAGCTATCATGTCCCTAAAAGGTGTAAAGTTCTCAAAACTTACTACAGTGGCATCCAGTGAAAATATCTGAATGCCTTTTCAATTTCTATTTTTTAATTTTTGCCTTTTTCTGGCTTTACCTTTTACTTTTTGCCTTTTACTTTTAGTCTTTTACTTTTAGCCTTTAACTCTTTTCAAAATGTTTTTCAATGGATTTCAAGAGCGTGCTCCCGAATTCCGTGAGTTCGTAAATCTGGAAACTGCGTTCTCTCCTGGAGTCCACGAGCTCCGCTTCTTTTAAGAGCTTGAGGTGATAGGACAGAGCGGAATGCTTCTGATCCGTATTTTCCACAAGGACGCATACGCAAAGGCTCTGGATCTCCAGGGCTTTGAGTATCCGGAGGCGGGTAGGGTCTGCGAGCACCTTGAACAGGCTAACGAGTTCCCCCATATCTTCGCTCATTGCTTCATGTACGGCGTCCAGTACATCTTCTGGAAGGGCGTACGAGTTTCTGACTTCGATAAGCTTTTTTTCAGACATTTATTCCACTTAATAATACTGATTAGGGTAAAAGTATTTTTTAAACAAATCTCTTTCTAAATATTATTTTTTTAAATATCATTTCACTGGTAATTTAAATAATTTATATGTTAATAAATTGACAGTTATCTATTTGTCCGATTTTAAGATATTTAATGTTTTTGAATCGGAATCCCTCGGTGAAGGGTTTGCAAGAGAAGTTGTACATTGGAGTTATACGTTAAAGTTATGCATTGAGGTTATACGTTTGAGTTATACGTTAAAGTTATGCATTGAGGTTATACGTTTGAGTTATACGTTAAAGTTATGCATTGAGGTTTATTGTAATTGTACAGTGAAATCGTATATTGACGTCGGGAATATGTGAAGCTGTATATTGAAATGGTGCAGTGGAATCATATGTTGAAATCGGGCAGGAAGTTTTGCGGCAAGTAGTTTCTTCCTGCGGGCGCCGCGTATAAAAGCCCGGAATTTAATGATTACTCTATATTCAGGGATTAGAAAACCACGGATGATGATATCATGAAAATGTGGATAAACGGAAAGAATGAAGATTCCTGCAGTTCGGAATATATGGATGTCCGGAACCCTGCAACAGGAAAACTGGTCGATAGTGCGCCGGCTGGCTGCAGGGAAGACGTGGATGCCGCGGTTGAGGCTGCCGGCAGGGCTTGCGGTTCCTGGGCGTCTCTTTCCCCGCAGGAAAGGGCAAGGTTCTTTTACAGGGCTGCGGGGCTTGTGCGGGAACGTGGGGAAGAACTGGCCTTGCTCCTTACCTCGGAACAGGGAAAACCCCTTCCTGAAGCCAGGAACGAGATCCGGGGCTTTGCTTCGGTGTTAGAATACTACTGCGGGCTGGCAAGTACGCTGAAAGGGGAGTTTATCCAGGGGCCGGGGAATGGTTATTCCTTTACCCTCAATGAGCCCCTGGGGGTCTGTGCGGCAATCATTCCCTGGAACATGCCTGCCCTGATCATGGGCTGGAAGCTCGGGCCTGCCCTCGTATCGGGCAACACTGTGGTTCTGAAGCCTGCAAGTTCTACCCCGCTTACGAACCTGAAGCTTGCATTCCTCCTGGGGGAAGCGGGGCTCCCTGCCGGGGTGCTGAACCTTGTAACCGGGCCTGGCTCAGTTGTTGGAGAGGCAATTGCCGGGCACCCGGACATCAGGAAACTTTCCTTTACCGGGGAGTCAGGGACCGGGAAACGCGTTGCAGCCCTTGCGGCGCCCACCCTGAAGAGGCTGACCCTGGAACTGGGGGGAAGTGACCCCATGATCGTCTGTGACGACGCAGAGCTTGAAACTGCAGTGGACGGGGTTCTCAGGGGCAGGTTTTACAACTGCGGGCAGACCTGTACGGCGGTAAAAAGGCTCTATCTTTTCGAAGGGATCGCAGAGGAATTCCTCGGGCTACTTGAAAGAAGGGTCCGCAGCCTGAGAGTGGGAAATGGCATGCTGGACGGAATCGATATGGGGCCCCTTAACAATGAGGGGCAGCGGAACTACGTTGCGGAACTTGTCAGGGGTGTGGAAGAGCGCGGGGAAGGTAAAATCCTTACAGGCGGAAAGGTCCCTGCAGGGGGGGGTTACAGTGACGGTTATTTCTTTGAGCCTACCCTGATAAGTGAGGTTTCCCCGGATTCGCGGCTTCTGACAGAAGAGGTCTTCGGGCCCGTGCTTCCGGTTGTCAGGGTACAGAACCTGGACGAAGCAATTGAAGAGGCAAACAGGACAAGGTATGGGCTAGGGGCATCCGTCTGGACAAAGAACATCGATAGGGTCCGGCAGGCATACGAACAACTCAAAGCAGGTACGGTCTGGGTTAACCAGCACCTCAAGGTTGCCCCGGAACTTCCTTTCGGCGGCACGAAGGAAAGCGGGCTTGGCAGGGAAAACGGACCTTACGCTCTTTCGGACTATCTGGAAAGCAAAACCGTGATGATCAGGACCTGATCGGGACCTGGACCTGGAAGAGGAAAAATTGTCAAAAAAGAAAGCTTCTCCGATGAACCGGTCTCAAAGGCCGGGTCCATCGAAATTAAACTGAGTTTAAATTAAACCGAAATTCTGGTTTTATGCCCATTTTCAGTTTCTGCAGGGTTCGACGCCTTACGGTATCTCTATCTGCAGAAACCGGTATTCGTAAAAGTTATGCGGTACCTGTGTGAAATGCCTGGAGAACTTACTTGTACTTGGGCAGGAGCTGCATGAACTCGGCAGCTTCCATAACAGGTACGCTGTCGATTATACAGATATCAGTCCAGGGCAGGTTGAAGGCTCCGTAGGCTTCTGCACTTTCCGCTTCATAGAGAACGAAGTAACGGTTGCCGGAAAGGTCAATCCACTGGTTGATGATATCAATTCCATCAGGAACTTCAAGCTTCTTGAAGTGTTCCATAACTTTATCGCGTTCCGCCGGATCCCAGGTACTAATGTCCAAAAACAACATCTTTTAACCACTCCATTTTCTTTGTTACACGAATGCTGCCAACTACCCCCTGACCTGGAAGCTCAGGCAGCGCTTTACCGCTCCCAGGTTTCCATATTTTTTATGGGCTCCGCTCCAGTGAAAAACAGTATTGCTTCCCCCTGTAACCGCTCTGCCGGAGCAGGTATGCGGCATCTGAGCCCCAAAAGGCCGGTCAAATGCGACCTTTTTTAAAAGTTTTTTAAATATTTTGTTGCCTTCCTGCAGTTTATCATCCCCCAAAAACCCCTCTGAGTATGAATGATAAACCCGGTTAGACAGGCTTTCCTGTGGAAATAAGTTCCGCAGGTAATTTACATTATAATATCAGCCCTTAGCCTATATAATTGTTAGTTCTAAAAAATTTCTTAATGATTGCTCGCAGAGTTTCTAAGGATGGAAGAGCCTGTGGCCGCGGGACTAACGATCATCCCGGGATTTTTATTCTGGATCACACACATTTCTGGATCACACACATTTCTGGATCACACACATTTCTGGATCACACACATTTCTGGATCACACACATTTCTGGATCACACACATTTCTGGATAATGTGCATTTTCGGATGAATATTTCAAAAAGCTCTCTCCTTCTTTCCCCAGGGGTCCTGTGTATTTGTTCAGGAGAAAGCTGGCGAGTTCAAAGGAAAGCCGGTGAAAAAGGCACTTGATTAATTTCCCCGGGCTGAGTCTTGTTCATAAAAAGAGAGGCAGGACACTCATGAAGCCGAGAATCATGCAGAAATAGGAAAAATCAACTTTTCGAGCGACTTTTAATAAGATGTTTATCGTCAGCAGCCCGAAAATAAACGAAAAAATTACTGCAAGAAGTGAGTTCAGATCTACAACAAGAAGGCCCATAATCCCTATTCCTATCTCGGAAGCAAGGACTGCCGGAATACTCATTAAAAAACTTAGCTTAAGAGCTTTTTCAGAATCAAATTTCCTGAAGAGAAGGGCTGC
This window encodes:
- the nikR gene encoding nickel-responsive transcriptional regulator NikR gives rise to the protein MEKELMRIGVSLPDTLLNKFDEIIDKRGYSSRSEGIRDAIRNYISYYEWMGDIKGHRVGTVSVIYDHTKRGLSNALADIQHHYTHLIKSSVHIHLDHDNCFEVIVLDGDGEDIKELAEAIMSLKGVKFSKLTTVASSENI
- a CDS encoding helix-turn-helix transcriptional regulator, giving the protein MSEKKLIEVRNSYALPEDVLDAVHEAMSEDMGELVSLFKVLADPTRLRILKALEIQSLCVCVLVENTDQKHSALSYHLKLLKEAELVDSRRERSFQIYELTEFGSTLLKSIEKHFEKS
- a CDS encoding aldehyde dehydrogenase; this encodes MKMWINGKNEDSCSSEYMDVRNPATGKLVDSAPAGCREDVDAAVEAAGRACGSWASLSPQERARFFYRAAGLVRERGEELALLLTSEQGKPLPEARNEIRGFASVLEYYCGLASTLKGEFIQGPGNGYSFTLNEPLGVCAAIIPWNMPALIMGWKLGPALVSGNTVVLKPASSTPLTNLKLAFLLGEAGLPAGVLNLVTGPGSVVGEAIAGHPDIRKLSFTGESGTGKRVAALAAPTLKRLTLELGGSDPMIVCDDAELETAVDGVLRGRFYNCGQTCTAVKRLYLFEGIAEEFLGLLERRVRSLRVGNGMLDGIDMGPLNNEGQRNYVAELVRGVEERGEGKILTGGKVPAGGGYSDGYFFEPTLISEVSPDSRLLTEEVFGPVLPVVRVQNLDEAIEEANRTRYGLGASVWTKNIDRVRQAYEQLKAGTVWVNQHLKVAPELPFGGTKESGLGRENGPYALSDYLESKTVMIRT
- a CDS encoding DUF3303 domain-containing protein; its protein translation is MLFLDISTWDPAERDKVMEHFKKLEVPDGIDIINQWIDLSGNRYFVLYEAESAEAYGAFNLPWTDICIIDSVPVMEAAEFMQLLPKYK